In Crinalium epipsammum PCC 9333, the following are encoded in one genomic region:
- a CDS encoding CNNM domain-containing protein — MFIQNLPLLEVEIASSIIKLVMLLSLTLAIAFFVAAELSLVSASHSQIYQLTQESDSTSKSKAANLVLDAQNHLQKYLSVTQTGTTAFSLLLGWLGEGATVHWIEPLIQRLPIGKLPAIVTSHTISVAIAFLLVTYVEIVLGELIPKVLASQAPEKTALLLIRPLYICSIIFFPLLVIFNGTVHLLIGRVPNRQYESEVSSKVTFVHTDPHSVLVSGVVELNTVNELFGLNIPTNTAYRTLAGFIIHHLGHAPKMGEILLWGELELEATSVVNESLETVLLRQVTRPLINHPEVFKDQDIEYAAL; from the coding sequence ATGTTTATTCAAAATCTCCCGCTTCTAGAAGTTGAAATAGCATCATCAATTATCAAATTGGTAATGTTGTTAAGTTTAACGTTGGCGATCGCCTTTTTTGTAGCAGCCGAACTTTCTTTAGTATCTGCCTCCCATTCTCAAATCTACCAGCTTACCCAAGAAAGCGATTCTACTAGCAAGTCAAAAGCAGCTAATCTTGTCCTAGACGCTCAAAATCACTTACAAAAGTACCTTTCTGTCACCCAAACAGGAACTACAGCTTTTAGCTTACTTTTGGGTTGGTTGGGTGAAGGTGCAACTGTACATTGGATAGAACCGTTAATCCAGCGTTTACCTATAGGCAAATTACCTGCCATTGTAACAAGCCATACTATTTCTGTAGCTATAGCATTTTTATTAGTAACTTATGTAGAAATTGTTTTAGGTGAACTGATTCCTAAAGTACTAGCATCGCAAGCGCCCGAAAAAACTGCGCTGTTATTAATTCGTCCACTTTATATCTGTTCAATTATTTTCTTTCCTTTATTAGTAATTTTTAATGGTACTGTACATTTGCTTATCGGTCGTGTTCCCAATCGACAGTATGAGTCGGAAGTGTCTTCAAAGGTGACTTTTGTTCACACTGATCCACACTCTGTGCTAGTTTCTGGAGTTGTAGAGTTAAATACAGTTAATGAATTATTCGGATTAAATATACCTACTAACACGGCTTATAGAACTTTAGCGGGTTTTATAATCCATCATTTAGGTCATGCACCAAAAATGGGAGAGATTCTTTTGTGGGGTGAGTTGGAATTGGAAGCAACAAGTGTAGTAAATGAAAGTTTAGAAACTGTATTACTGCGTCAAGTTACTCGTCCTTTGATAAATCATCCCGAAGTTTTTAAAGATCAAGATATAGAATATGCTGCCTTATAA
- a CDS encoding nucleotide exchange factor GrpE produces MPNQPLEFKLSNEKRERLFVDIGKMLKEKVLLQQALREQKEQASSFSEDIFLELLEVVDALQFLLDYMAENPNPSPELISNIPNSLAAVQKKFLSVLAKRQLHQLEIAGTKPDFSICKVIDCEVRNDLEESTITKVVRRGFRFGDKVIRPIEVITSKKDLAAEIPSEVPPEAIIQKTSEIANQNVLVVSPEEVIPNTPEIANQDLLVVSPAEFITDNTEINNANFSALSPEEIIPDTLEIANQNLTVVSDQEVIQNNPEINNEDLTELSPEEIIQEITEIANQDLSVLSDEEVIPDNPEINNESLSELSAEEIIQDTTEIANQDLAVVSDQEVIQDNSEINNENLSELSPEEIIQEITEIANQDLSVLSDEEVIQDNTETNNENLSELSNQEIIQEITEIEEIAQAMPETEEDSPANNA; encoded by the coding sequence ATGCCTAATCAACCTTTAGAATTTAAATTGAGCAATGAAAAGCGGGAGCGACTCTTTGTAGATATTGGCAAAATGCTTAAAGAAAAAGTTTTGCTGCAACAAGCTTTGCGTGAACAGAAAGAACAAGCAAGCAGCTTCAGCGAAGACATTTTTTTAGAACTATTAGAAGTCGTCGATGCCTTACAATTCTTACTCGACTACATGGCAGAAAATCCCAATCCTAGCCCTGAGTTGATCAGCAATATACCAAACTCACTAGCTGCTGTGCAGAAAAAGTTCCTCAGCGTACTGGCTAAACGACAATTACACCAACTAGAAATTGCAGGAACAAAGCCAGATTTTAGTATTTGTAAAGTTATAGATTGTGAAGTCAGGAATGATTTGGAAGAGTCAACAATTACTAAAGTTGTTCGCAGAGGTTTTCGGTTTGGAGATAAAGTAATTAGACCGATTGAAGTGATTACTTCTAAAAAAGACTTAGCAGCCGAAATTCCATCAGAAGTACCTCCTGAAGCGATTATTCAAAAAACTTCAGAAATAGCTAATCAAAATGTATTAGTGGTATCTCCTGAAGAAGTTATTCCCAACACTCCAGAAATAGCTAACCAAGATTTATTAGTAGTATCTCCTGCGGAATTTATTACTGATAACACAGAAATCAACAACGCAAATTTCTCAGCATTATCTCCTGAAGAAATTATTCCAGATACCCTAGAAATAGCTAACCAAAATTTAACCGTAGTATCTGATCAGGAAGTTATCCAAAATAACCCCGAAATTAACAACGAAGATTTAACAGAATTATCTCCTGAAGAAATTATTCAAGAAATTACAGAAATAGCTAATCAAGATTTATCAGTATTGTCTGATGAAGAAGTTATCCCAGATAACCCAGAAATTAACAACGAAAGCTTATCCGAATTATCTGCTGAAGAAATTATTCAAGACACCACAGAAATAGCTAACCAAGATTTAGCTGTAGTATCTGATCAGGAAGTTATTCAAGATAACTCAGAAATTAACAACGAAAACTTATCCGAATTATCTCCTGAAGAAATTATTCAAGAAATCACAGAAATAGCTAATCAAGATTTATCAGTATTGTCTGATGAAGAAGTTATTCAAGATAACACAGAAACAAACAACGAAAACTTATCCGAATTATCTAATCAGGAAATTATTCAAGAAATCACCGAAATAGAGGAAATTGCTCAAGCAATGCCAGAGACAGAGGAAGATTCACCAGCTAATAATGCGTAA
- a CDS encoding type II toxin-antitoxin system VapC family toxin, which produces MKLLLDTHIWIWFLLGDEKLNSAIATAIAEESNELWLSPISVWETLVLGQKGKIEFQPDPYRWVKRGLELLDVREASLNNEIAFLSRQLEMKHEDPADRFLAATAVHFNLTLATVDRRLLDLEWLTTLS; this is translated from the coding sequence ATGAAACTTTTATTAGATACCCACATTTGGATTTGGTTTCTTTTGGGGGATGAGAAGCTCAACAGTGCGATCGCTACTGCCATAGCTGAGGAGTCGAATGAACTATGGTTGAGTCCTATCAGTGTTTGGGAAACCCTCGTATTGGGGCAGAAAGGAAAGATCGAATTCCAGCCAGATCCGTACCGATGGGTGAAAAGAGGACTGGAACTGCTAGATGTTAGGGAAGCCAGCCTGAACAATGAAATCGCCTTTTTGAGTCGGCAACTAGAGATGAAACATGAAGATCCAGCCGATCGCTTTCTGGCGGCGACAGCAGTACATTTTAATCTAACTTTAGCGACGGTAGATAGAAGACTGCTAGACCTAGAATGGTTAACAACCTTAAGTTAA
- a CDS encoding aminotransferase class IV, producing the protein MFWYKGKLIQGNILELEIDDPGLLYGATVFTTLRVYHQSLDSRLTNWQAHCDRLHSSIQNFGWQQPDWERLRNGAEKLILSFPVLRITIFPDGREWITGRLLPADLKQRQQNGIIAWLADAPQFERSLPTHKTGNYLPAWMALNQAKLSGMQEAILVDAAGNWLETSTGNLWGWRDGRWWTPPIDAGILPGVMRSQIIDWQQRYYQPVGEVIWDKDWVQELEAIAYSNSVVEVVPIHTVVSQNCTLAFDPLHKSLEQLTIIND; encoded by the coding sequence TTGTTTTGGTATAAAGGCAAGTTAATTCAAGGCAACATTTTAGAACTGGAAATTGATGATCCAGGGTTGCTTTACGGTGCAACAGTATTCACCACTTTGCGAGTTTATCACCAATCTTTAGATAGTCGGCTCACAAATTGGCAAGCCCACTGCGATCGCCTACACTCCAGCATACAAAATTTTGGCTGGCAACAACCAGATTGGGAACGCTTGCGTAATGGTGCTGAGAAATTAATACTATCCTTTCCCGTATTAAGAATTACCATCTTCCCAGATGGGCGAGAGTGGATTACAGGGCGTTTGTTACCTGCTGATTTAAAGCAACGTCAGCAAAATGGAATTATAGCTTGGTTGGCAGATGCGCCACAATTTGAGCGATCGCTACCAACTCATAAAACAGGTAATTACTTACCTGCTTGGATGGCGTTAAACCAAGCAAAGTTATCTGGAATGCAAGAAGCAATTTTAGTTGATGCAGCCGGAAATTGGTTAGAAACCAGTACAGGTAATTTATGGGGTTGGCGAGATGGACGTTGGTGGACACCTCCAATTGACGCGGGAATATTACCAGGAGTAATGCGATCGCAAATAATTGATTGGCAACAACGTTACTATCAACCTGTAGGGGAAGTAATTTGGGATAAAGATTGGGTGCAGGAACTTGAAGCGATCGCTTATAGCAATAGCGTAGTTGAAGTAGTACCAATCCATACAGTAGTTAGCCAAAACTGCACCTTAGCCTTTGATCCATTACACAAAAGCTTAGAACAATTAACAATTATCAATGACTAG
- a CDS encoding phytoene desaturase family protein, which translates to MATQAYDYDVITVGGGHNALITSAYLAQAGYKVGVFERRDIIGGAVSTKEIVPGYRFDLGGSAHILIRLTPIVQELKLEDYGLEYLELDPLFFAPFPDGDSLFFYRDEQKTINHLEDKFPGEGEAYARFINDWRPLMQNIKEFFLSTPSPFELGKQMINGKSPDVSWFSTFKTLFKPYGEVVDDYFTEEKIKAALVWMGAQSGPAPTEPLSGPYVLWQPLYHDGGVARPKGGSGMLTQAIAKHIIAHGGEIHLNSPVEKILVENRRAVGIEVDGQIYTAKVVVAGTHAIETFGKLLPEEHRPLGAKRMRTGNGFGIMLRLALDSPISYTAYPGKDARIALQLLCRDRQQINTAFNDFKRGETTQDPPIFAMSFSAVDDTLAPPGGEVLWLWSQYFPYQLANSNWDEQGEAVVNRLLDNFEKYAPGTRDKIVGQLFQDPLWLERELGLYRGNVMHLEMSMDQMFMLRPFLGMSDYKTHLKGLYLTGASTHPGGGIMGASGRNAARIVLKDLEGIITS; encoded by the coding sequence ATGGCTACACAAGCTTATGATTACGATGTGATTACTGTTGGTGGCGGACATAATGCACTCATTACCAGTGCCTACCTCGCGCAAGCTGGTTATAAGGTAGGCGTGTTTGAGAGGCGAGATATTATTGGTGGTGCTGTCTCTACTAAGGAGATTGTGCCAGGATACAGATTTGATTTGGGTGGTAGCGCCCACATTTTAATTCGCTTAACTCCGATTGTGCAGGAATTAAAGTTAGAAGATTATGGGTTGGAGTATCTAGAACTCGACCCGTTATTTTTTGCACCTTTTCCTGATGGAGATTCGCTATTTTTCTATCGGGATGAACAAAAAACTATTAATCATTTAGAAGATAAATTTCCTGGTGAGGGGGAAGCTTATGCCCGTTTTATAAATGACTGGCGACCTTTGATGCAAAATATCAAGGAATTTTTCTTAAGTACGCCTAGTCCGTTTGAACTGGGTAAGCAAATGATTAATGGTAAGTCGCCGGATGTTAGCTGGTTTTCTACTTTTAAAACTTTATTTAAACCTTATGGCGAAGTTGTAGATGATTATTTTACTGAGGAAAAAATTAAGGCAGCTTTAGTATGGATGGGGGCGCAGTCAGGTCCAGCACCTACAGAACCTTTGAGTGGTCCTTATGTGCTTTGGCAACCACTTTACCATGATGGCGGGGTGGCGCGACCAAAAGGTGGGTCGGGGATGTTGACGCAAGCGATCGCCAAACATATCATTGCTCATGGTGGCGAAATACACCTAAATTCGCCTGTGGAAAAGATTTTAGTAGAAAATCGCCGTGCGGTTGGTATTGAAGTAGATGGACAAATCTATACTGCTAAGGTAGTAGTTGCAGGTACACACGCGATTGAAACTTTTGGTAAGCTTTTACCTGAAGAACACCGACCGCTAGGCGCTAAGAGAATGCGTACAGGCAACGGTTTTGGTATTATGCTGCGTCTGGCGTTAGATTCTCCAATTAGTTACACAGCATATCCAGGGAAAGATGCACGGATAGCTTTGCAATTATTATGTCGCGATCGCCAACAAATTAACACAGCCTTTAATGATTTTAAACGTGGCGAAACTACCCAAGACCCACCAATTTTTGCTATGAGTTTTAGTGCTGTGGATGATACCTTAGCACCTCCTGGTGGCGAAGTACTATGGTTGTGGTCGCAGTATTTCCCTTATCAACTTGCTAATAGTAACTGGGATGAACAAGGAGAAGCAGTTGTTAATCGACTTTTAGATAATTTTGAAAAATATGCACCTGGAACACGCGACAAGATCGTTGGGCAATTATTCCAAGACCCGTTATGGTTAGAGCGTGAACTAGGATTATATCGTGGTAATGTCATGCACCTAGAAATGAGTATGGATCAAATGTTTATGTTGCGTCCATTCTTAGGTATGTCTGATTATAAAACACACCTCAAAGGATTGTATTTAACTGGTGCTAGTACACATCCAGGCGGTGGAATTATGGGTGCATCAGGACGTAACGCTGCTAGGATTGTACTTAAAGATTTAGAAGGGATTATCACAAGTTAA
- the ftsH3 gene encoding ATP-dependent zinc metalloprotease FtsH3 has product MNNKRWRNAGLYALLAIVVIALATTFLEKPTQSQKVWKYSEFIQEVESGKVERVGLSSDRTKALVTAQDGNKVIVNLPNDPDLVNILTSKGVDIAVLPQSDDSFWFRALSSLFFPVLLLVGLFFLLRRAQGGPGSQAMNFGKSKARVQMEPQTQVTFGDVAGIDQAKLELNEVVDFLKNADRFTAIGAKIPKGVLLVGPPGTGKTLLARAVAGEAGVPFFSISGSEFVEMFVGVGASRVRDLFEQAKSQAPCIVFIDEIDAVGRQRGAGLGGGNDEREQTLNQLLTEMDGFEGNTGIIIIAATNRPDVLDSALLRPGRFDRQVVVDRPDYAGRSEILKVHARGKTLAKDVDLDKVARRTPGFTGADLSNLLNEAAILAARRSLTEISMDEVNDAIDRVLAGPEKKDRVMSEKRKTLVAYHEAGHALVGALMPDYDPVQKISIIPRGNAGGLTWFTPSEDRLDSGLYSRSYLQNQMAVALGGRIAEEIIFGDEEVTTGASNDLQQVARVARQMVMRFGMSDRLGPVALGRQQGNMFLGRDINAERDFSDETAATIDDEVHNLVEQAYKRAKEVLVNNKHVLDKLAVMLIEKETVDSEELQELLANNDVKMAAIA; this is encoded by the coding sequence GTGAATAATAAGCGGTGGAGAAACGCAGGGCTATACGCACTGTTAGCAATAGTAGTGATCGCCTTAGCAACCACATTTTTAGAAAAACCTACCCAAAGCCAAAAGGTATGGAAGTATAGCGAGTTTATTCAGGAAGTTGAAAGCGGCAAAGTCGAGCGAGTTGGTTTAAGTTCTGATCGCACCAAAGCCCTAGTCACAGCCCAAGATGGCAATAAAGTTATTGTTAATCTGCCCAACGATCCAGACTTGGTAAATATCCTCACCAGTAAAGGTGTAGATATTGCAGTTTTACCTCAAAGCGATGATAGCTTCTGGTTCCGCGCCTTGAGTAGCCTGTTTTTCCCAGTTCTACTATTAGTCGGGTTGTTCTTCTTACTGCGTCGCGCTCAAGGTGGCCCAGGTTCTCAAGCGATGAACTTTGGCAAATCTAAAGCCAGAGTACAAATGGAGCCACAAACCCAAGTAACCTTTGGTGATGTTGCAGGAATTGACCAAGCCAAGCTAGAACTCAACGAAGTTGTAGACTTCTTGAAGAACGCAGACCGCTTCACCGCCATTGGTGCAAAAATTCCTAAAGGTGTGTTGTTAGTTGGCCCTCCAGGGACAGGTAAAACACTGTTAGCTCGTGCAGTTGCAGGGGAAGCAGGTGTTCCTTTCTTCTCCATCTCTGGTTCTGAGTTTGTAGAAATGTTCGTCGGTGTCGGTGCTTCTCGTGTCCGTGACTTGTTTGAACAAGCTAAGTCTCAAGCACCTTGTATCGTATTTATTGATGAAATTGATGCCGTTGGTCGTCAACGGGGCGCTGGTTTAGGTGGTGGTAACGATGAACGCGAACAAACCCTCAACCAGTTGTTAACTGAGATGGACGGCTTTGAAGGCAACACTGGCATCATTATTATTGCTGCTACCAACCGCCCAGACGTATTGGATTCCGCATTATTGCGTCCAGGTCGTTTCGACCGTCAGGTAGTTGTAGACAGACCTGATTATGCTGGTCGCTCAGAAATCTTGAAAGTTCATGCACGGGGTAAGACTCTAGCTAAGGACGTAGATTTAGACAAAGTTGCCCGTCGTACACCTGGTTTTACTGGTGCTGACCTTTCTAACTTGCTGAACGAAGCCGCAATTTTAGCTGCACGTCGTAGCCTCACCGAAATCTCTATGGATGAAGTGAATGATGCGATCGACCGTGTATTAGCAGGACCAGAGAAGAAAGACCGTGTGATGAGCGAGAAGCGCAAGACTTTAGTTGCTTATCACGAAGCTGGTCACGCCTTAGTTGGTGCGTTAATGCCAGATTATGACCCAGTACAAAAGATCAGCATTATTCCACGTGGTAATGCTGGTGGTTTAACTTGGTTTACCCCAAGTGAAGACCGCTTAGATTCTGGTCTTTATAGCCGTTCTTACCTGCAAAATCAAATGGCTGTAGCTTTAGGTGGTCGAATTGCCGAAGAAATTATCTTTGGTGATGAAGAAGTAACCACTGGTGCTTCCAATGACTTGCAGCAAGTAGCGCGAGTAGCACGTCAGATGGTAATGCGGTTTGGGATGAGCGATCGCTTAGGTCCTGTTGCACTTGGTCGTCAGCAAGGCAATATGTTCTTAGGACGCGATATTAATGCCGAACGTGATTTCTCTGACGAAACTGCTGCCACCATTGATGATGAAGTTCACAACTTAGTAGAGCAAGCATATAAGCGTGCTAAAGAAGTGCTGGTTAATAACAAGCACGTTTTAGATAAATTAGCGGTGATGCTAATTGAAAAAGAAACTGTAGACTCGGAAGAATTGCAAGAATTGCTGGCAAATAATGATGTCAAGATGGCTGCGATCGCGTAG
- a CDS encoding type II toxin-antitoxin system Phd/YefM family antitoxin has protein sequence MEKVQISEFKALCLRLLEQVNQTGEPLMITKKGEPLAVVYPAPKQRTRVPFGIAQGTAKIKANIVEPACDPSEWEALQ, from the coding sequence ATGGAAAAAGTACAAATTTCGGAATTTAAAGCTCTTTGCCTTCGTTTGTTGGAACAAGTTAACCAAACGGGAGAACCTTTAATGATTACCAAGAAGGGTGAACCACTGGCAGTAGTTTATCCGGCTCCAAAGCAACGAACAAGAGTTCCTTTTGGTATCGCCCAAGGAACAGCCAAAATTAAAGCAAATATTGTTGAACCTGCTTGTGATCCTAGCGAGTGGGAGGCGTTGCAATGA
- a CDS encoding LysM peptidoglycan-binding domain-containing protein → MLSKLTCPVCDRKDVRGDTCPNCDADLTIMRILAELPPSSPSYVPSSFTTEQPGGAKWLPYAIAAMILVLGIILGAVANKWFSQFSSIARNPNPANQESPQPEPSSKPTPTVTTSPLPNQSVGNNEDQNYVIKDGGFQHTVKPGDTISLLAKRFYGDKDLWTLIIKANPSFQNHVDLIEVGDVLFIPNIEKKSPAN, encoded by the coding sequence ATGCTAAGTAAGTTAACTTGTCCGGTATGCGATCGCAAAGATGTAAGGGGTGACACCTGCCCTAACTGTGATGCAGACCTTACCATCATGCGTATACTTGCAGAACTTCCACCCTCATCCCCTAGTTATGTCCCATCATCATTCACTACTGAGCAGCCAGGAGGTGCAAAATGGTTGCCTTATGCGATCGCTGCTATGATCCTGGTACTAGGAATTATTTTAGGTGCTGTTGCTAATAAGTGGTTTTCTCAGTTTTCATCAATCGCTAGAAATCCTAATCCTGCTAACCAAGAATCCCCACAGCCTGAACCCAGTAGCAAACCTACCCCAACAGTTACCACTTCCCCTCTACCTAATCAATCAGTTGGCAACAACGAAGATCAGAATTACGTAATTAAAGATGGAGGATTCCAGCACACAGTAAAACCTGGAGATACAATATCATTACTTGCCAAACGTTTTTATGGTGATAAAGATTTGTGGACTTTAATAATTAAAGCTAATCCCAGCTTTCAAAATCACGTAGATTTAATCGAAGTTGGTGATGTGCTATTTATCCCAAATATTGAAAAAAAATCTCCAGCTAATTAA
- a CDS encoding DUF29 domain-containing protein — MTSELEQLSVISQEKLYEQDFYLWILSTANHIRQGKFDAVDWENVLEELESLGRSDKRELRNRLIVLLEHLLKLAYWKSEKEANTRGWLLTITEQRRQIKVILKDSPSLKPFLQEIFAESYQDAVKNAAIASGLDIFPTESPFTQEDTLNPDWIPE, encoded by the coding sequence ATGACTAGCGAATTAGAGCAACTATCTGTTATTTCCCAAGAAAAGCTTTATGAGCAAGATTTTTATTTGTGGATACTTTCAACAGCTAACCACATTCGACAGGGTAAATTTGATGCTGTTGACTGGGAAAATGTGCTTGAGGAGTTAGAGAGTTTGGGGAGATCCGATAAACGCGAGTTAAGAAATCGCTTGATTGTTTTATTAGAACATCTGCTGAAACTTGCTTATTGGAAATCTGAAAAAGAAGCTAATACTAGAGGTTGGCTGTTAACAATTACAGAACAGCGACGGCAAATTAAGGTGATCCTCAAGGACAGCCCTAGCCTGAAACCTTTTTTACAAGAAATATTTGCTGAATCTTACCAAGACGCGGTAAAAAATGCTGCGATCGCATCTGGACTTGATATATTCCCCACCGAATCGCCCTTTACCCAAGAAGACACCCTTAACCCTGACTGGATACCAGAGTAA
- a CDS encoding hybrid sensor histidine kinase/response regulator, whose translation MQNPIVAASSPNLEVSNNALNPPLLPPNEAQRLEALRRYNILDTPPEESFDRITTLAARLFEVPIALVSLVDEYRAWFKSSYGFDTPEVSRESTMCSFALLYNDILIVPDTRSDPRFACMPFATSEPGLRFYAGAPLVTQDGFNLGTLCLLDSKPRLKLTSSEEATLKDLAAMVVDELELRLAAHKIAQMDVALIEVTQGVSAAIGQEFFSSLVQHLTKALDVNFAFIGELIDPDTIKTIAVSAQRKIVENIEYTVINTPCHTVIEQRKTCFYPSNIQATFPLDDFLVEMEVESYIGTPLLDSTGAVLGILGVLDTKPFENVQLAESLLTIFATRASTELERSRAEEERNELLVREQAAREQAESANRMKDEFLAVVSHELRSPLNPILGWSRMLLSRKLNPVTTTKALEAIERNAKLQAELIEDLLDVSRMMRGKLSLQVCAVNLRQPIEAAIETVQLAAEAKNIKVEKFIDSSTNLISGDANRLQQILWNLLSNAIKFTPEGGQVKISLEYSENATQENINNGSYPGSQKKALIVNSYAQITVSDTGKGISAEFLPYVFERFRQADGATTRSQSGLGLGLAIVRHLVELHGGTVEVDSAGEGFGATFIVKLPLMQVQPQANNSELILEANGNKVIMDIPTLNGLQVLIVDDEEDTRFLLTIALENYGAKVTAVSSATEALVAVQELMPDVLVSDIGMPNEDGYTLIRKIRALEPEKGGKIPAAALTAYARSEDSQKAIALGFQKHIAKPVEPAELVAVIASLAKAN comes from the coding sequence ATGCAAAATCCGATTGTTGCTGCCTCATCGCCTAACTTAGAAGTATCTAACAATGCTTTAAACCCGCCTCTCCTACCACCTAATGAAGCGCAACGCTTAGAGGCACTACGGCGCTACAATATCCTCGATACACCGCCTGAAGAAAGCTTTGATCGCATCACGACTTTAGCTGCGCGGTTATTTGAAGTACCAATTGCCCTAGTATCGCTGGTTGATGAATATCGAGCTTGGTTTAAATCTAGCTACGGCTTTGATACTCCCGAAGTTAGTCGGGAATCAACTATGTGTAGCTTTGCTCTTTTATATAACGATATTTTAATCGTTCCCGATACGAGATCCGATCCTCGCTTTGCTTGTATGCCCTTCGCTACTAGCGAACCAGGGTTGCGCTTTTATGCTGGCGCACCTCTTGTTACTCAGGATGGGTTTAATCTTGGCACTTTATGTTTGCTTGACAGCAAACCACGCCTAAAATTAACTTCTTCAGAGGAAGCAACACTCAAAGATTTAGCAGCTATGGTAGTTGATGAGTTAGAGCTAAGATTAGCTGCTCATAAAATTGCTCAGATGGATGTTGCTTTAATTGAAGTTACACAGGGAGTTTCAGCAGCAATTGGACAGGAGTTTTTCTCGTCACTGGTGCAACACCTAACTAAAGCCTTGGATGTGAATTTTGCTTTTATTGGTGAACTAATTGATCCTGATACAATTAAAACTATTGCTGTATCTGCCCAAAGAAAAATTGTTGAGAACATCGAATACACAGTAATTAATACCCCCTGTCACACTGTAATTGAGCAACGGAAGACTTGCTTTTACCCATCGAATATTCAGGCAACTTTTCCTTTGGATGATTTTTTAGTAGAGATGGAAGTTGAGAGTTATATTGGCACTCCTTTATTAGACTCTACAGGTGCAGTGCTAGGTATATTGGGAGTGCTGGATACAAAACCTTTTGAGAATGTTCAGTTAGCAGAATCTTTATTGACAATTTTTGCAACTCGTGCATCGACGGAACTAGAACGATCGCGTGCAGAGGAAGAACGCAATGAATTGTTAGTGCGTGAACAAGCCGCACGTGAACAAGCGGAGTCAGCTAACCGGATGAAAGATGAGTTTTTAGCGGTAGTTTCCCATGAATTGCGATCGCCACTCAATCCGATTCTAGGTTGGTCACGAATGCTGCTGAGTCGCAAGCTTAACCCAGTTACTACCACTAAGGCACTTGAAGCAATTGAGCGTAATGCTAAGTTACAAGCAGAATTAATTGAAGATCTGCTAGATGTCTCTCGGATGATGCGAGGTAAGCTGTCTTTGCAAGTTTGTGCAGTTAACCTCAGACAACCAATTGAAGCAGCTATTGAAACTGTTCAATTAGCAGCAGAAGCTAAAAATATTAAAGTCGAAAAGTTTATTGATTCCTCAACTAATTTAATTTCAGGTGATGCTAACCGCTTGCAACAGATTTTGTGGAATTTACTATCTAACGCGATTAAATTCACACCTGAAGGCGGACAAGTCAAAATTAGTTTAGAGTACAGCGAAAATGCTACTCAGGAAAATATTAATAATGGCAGTTATCCTGGTTCGCAGAAAAAAGCACTTATAGTAAATTCTTATGCTCAAATTACAGTAAGTGATACAGGTAAAGGAATTAGTGCGGAATTTTTACCTTATGTATTTGAGCGATTTCGTCAAGCTGATGGTGCAACTACGCGATCGCAAAGCGGGCTTGGTTTAGGTTTGGCAATTGTACGTCACTTGGTAGAATTACACGGGGGAACTGTTGAGGTTGACAGCGCGGGAGAAGGATTTGGAGCAACATTTATAGTTAAACTACCACTGATGCAGGTTCAGCCACAGGCAAATAATTCTGAGTTGATCCTTGAGGCGAATGGAAACAAAGTAATCATGGATATACCAACTCTTAATGGTTTGCAAGTGTTAATTGTGGATGACGAGGAAGATACCCGCTTTCTACTCACCATTGCCTTAGAAAATTATGGTGCTAAAGTCACAGCAGTAAGTTCAGCGACAGAAGCTTTAGTTGCTGTGCAAGAATTAATGCCGGATGTTTTGGTAAGTGACATTGGTATGCCCAATGAAGATGGTTACACACTTATCCGTAAAATTAGAGCATTAGAGCCAGAAAAAGGTGGTAAAATCCCTGCTGCTGCTTTGACAGCCTATGCTAGGAGTGAAGATTCTCAAAAGGCGATCGCACTTGGCTTTCAGAAGCATATCGCCAAACCAGTTGAGCCAGCAGAGTTAGTTGCTGTCATTGCAAGTTTAGCTAAAGCTAATTAG